The window CAGGAAGGTGACCGTGTCGTCCGGGTCGCCGTCGAAGGCGATGGTCACGACCATGCCGGGCTCGACCACACCGTCGTCGGCAGGGGCCTCGCCGACCTTGGCGTGCTCCAGGAGCTGGGTCAGCTGGCGGACCCGGAGCTCCATCTTGCCCTGCTCCTCCTTGGCGGCGTGGTAGCCGCCGTTCTCGCGGAGGTCGCCCTCCTCACGGGCCGCCGCGATCTTGACGGAGATCTCCGTGCGCGCGGGACCAGACAGGTACTCCAGCTCGGCCTTGAGCTGGTTGTACGCCTCCGGCGTGAGCCAGGTGACGTTATCGCTGGTCTGGGTCACAGGGTGCTCCTCGTCGGTGCTGGGAATACAAAGCAACGCCCTACCCCAAGCATGCGCTGCCACGGGTGGGCGAAACAACGAGCCTAACAATTCCGCGCGAAAAGGGGGAGAAGGTAAATCGTCACACGCGCGTCCGTGCAGGTCGCAGGGGGCGCGAGGGCGTCAGGGGCGGCGCGCGCCTTCCGGAGCCGTCAGCTGCCGGCGGTGCACGCCAGCAGCTCCACCGCGGTGGCCCGCGAGGTGGTGCGCAGGCTGAGGACCCTGTCGATCCGGTCGGAGCGCTCGTCGAAGCGGAAGTCCGCGCGCCCCACCTCCGCGCCGTCCTCGCTCAGGGCGCGCAGCGTGCAGTGGCCGTCGGCCTCCCGTTCCTTGCGGACCTCGAGATGG is drawn from Streptomyces sp. NBC_00178 and contains these coding sequences:
- the greA gene encoding transcription elongation factor GreA, which encodes MTQTSDNVTWLTPEAYNQLKAELEYLSGPARTEISVKIAAAREEGDLRENGGYHAAKEEQGKMELRVRQLTQLLEHAKVGEAPADDGVVEPGMVVTIAFDGDPDDTVTFLLASREYASTDIETYSPQSPLGTGVNGKRVGDDAEYELPNGKKAAVKIISAKPYQG